The following nucleotide sequence is from Cercospora beticola chromosome 2, complete sequence.
CTTTTTCCGAACGTCCCTGGCGAAGGCGAGCGAAATGGCAGATCTTCTCGGAGGGTGCATTGACGCCACTGCCAGTATGGCAGAGAAGAGGCCATTTCATTCCCCTCGAGTCATCGTGGCGCAGCGTTCAAGCTACTTGGGCGCTCCATGCTGGAGGTAGTCGGGAGACCGGCACTTTCCTTACGTTTGAGCTTTCTTAGTGCAAATTGTGCATGGACTACTCTCGTATCGCGAATGAGCTGGACCTAGGTGGTCCGTGGCTACAGACGCCGTAGAGTCGTGTGTGGGGAGGAATGCACGCTGTGTGCGTGACTAGAGCAGAGTCTCATTGCGCGGCCATGCTCTTTCTcagctgcctctgcctctgaCTTGCTTGCAGCTCCAGCCTTCCCACAGCATAGCTCAAACGTTCCTTTTTctgccgaagctgctgcatcttcaTCTCTTCCATGTTGCCGAGCCCTCCGGCGGCTGGTCTACGTGCGGGACTCTTGGATCCGGAGCTTGCTCGTGATGGTTGCGCAAGTCGGCCTTCTTGCAACTCTGCTTTGGCCATCAGGCTCTTTTCCCGACGCTCCAGCTTATCGAGGTATGTCTCCACGCGTGCGAGGAGATTCGAGACTTCAGGTTGGATTTCGGAGAGCAGGGTGGATTGAGCGGTGGTCAGATCGTGCTCGGAGACGAGTTCGAAGTGCTAGATCTAGTGTCAGCATTCTCAGCACCATCTGGCAGTTGTAGAGGAGATGTTCTACCCTGGTTGTCTGTAGCACTTTCGCGAGGCGTGGGTAGTCGTTCACCCCGCTGTCCAAGATGTTGATGCTCGACTCCAGCAGCTGCATGCTCGAGCGTAACGACGCGACGCAGCCATTCAGGGCGTTATGAGCACTGCTGTCCATGGCTGTGTCCGGCCGTCGGAAACAATTCGAGACCTGCACGAGTATTGCACGGCG
It contains:
- a CDS encoding uncharacterized protein (antiSMASH:Cluster_7); translation: MDSSAHNALNGCVASLRSSMQLLESSINILDSGVNDYPRLAKVLQTTRHFELVSEHDLTTAQSTLLSEIQPEVSNLLARVETYLDKLERREKSLMAKAELQEGRLAQPSRASSGSKSPARRPAAGGLGNMEEMKMQQLRQKKERLSYAVGRLELQASQRQRQLRKSMAAQ